In Deinococcus misasensis DSM 22328, a single window of DNA contains:
- a CDS encoding DNA repair protein RecN, translated as MINNLEVRNLAIADALDLQLSEGLNVFSGETGAGKSLIVDALELLLGARGSADLVRSGEDSLLVTAWWKDQSASRRVSTAGRSTARIDGEVVTVKELAEYSSPRVTVHGQHASQELLGIKKHHSFLDRALSAQVVEGFRSAYQAYTAAQNRLNALKQSELERNRQLDLLSYQLQEIDEVKFTVGEDATLQEEVTLLSNMEQISNGASTAAEILSSSEQNALDAVRAAMKALQGPAKYSEEAKNLLSELREALSTLSAIGQELVSLAETSVPDEERLRMLEERLGKLHRLQSKYGPGLQDVLHYREQIAMELEGLESQNADLSSLEAEIETLKLEVQKRAAELSQARLTAAPTLSVRLEAVVQALGMPNARLMFEISPCDLGPNGLEDVVLLFSANLGEQLKEIGAIASGGELSRVMLAISTVLGSDTPTVVFDEVDAGIGGETAMKVGEQLSRLARHKQVLVVTHLPQIAAFATQHFKVEKATNSEGRTVSRVTRLNDQARLFELARMLSGSTSSVAVQHAMELLDSARALPLDV; from the coding sequence ATGATCAACAACCTGGAAGTGCGCAATCTGGCCATTGCCGACGCACTCGATCTGCAACTGAGTGAAGGTTTGAATGTGTTCTCCGGCGAAACCGGAGCTGGAAAAAGTTTGATTGTGGACGCCCTTGAACTGCTGCTCGGGGCCAGAGGCAGTGCCGATCTGGTGCGCAGTGGCGAAGACAGTTTGCTGGTCACCGCATGGTGGAAAGACCAGAGCGCAAGCCGTCGGGTCTCCACTGCCGGACGTTCAACCGCCCGCATTGACGGAGAAGTGGTCACTGTCAAAGAACTGGCAGAATACTCCTCTCCCAGAGTGACCGTGCACGGACAGCATGCCTCTCAAGAACTGCTGGGCATCAAAAAACACCATTCCTTTCTGGACCGTGCCCTATCAGCACAGGTGGTGGAAGGTTTCCGAAGCGCTTATCAGGCTTACACAGCAGCCCAGAACCGATTGAATGCCCTGAAGCAATCTGAACTGGAACGCAACCGCCAACTGGATTTGCTGTCCTACCAGTTGCAGGAAATCGATGAAGTGAAATTCACGGTGGGCGAAGATGCCACCCTGCAAGAAGAAGTGACCCTCCTGAGCAACATGGAGCAAATCTCCAATGGGGCCAGCACCGCAGCAGAGATCCTGTCCAGCAGTGAACAGAATGCTCTGGACGCGGTTCGGGCTGCCATGAAAGCCCTGCAAGGTCCAGCCAAGTACAGCGAAGAGGCCAAAAACCTGCTTTCGGAACTCAGAGAGGCCCTGTCCACCCTGAGCGCCATCGGGCAAGAACTGGTGTCGCTGGCAGAGACCAGTGTTCCAGACGAAGAACGCCTTCGGATGCTGGAAGAACGCCTTGGAAAACTGCACCGTTTGCAAAGCAAGTACGGTCCCGGACTGCAAGATGTTTTGCACTACCGCGAACAAATTGCCATGGAACTTGAAGGGCTGGAATCCCAGAATGCCGACCTCAGCAGTCTGGAAGCCGAAATCGAAACCCTCAAACTGGAAGTGCAAAAGCGGGCTGCAGAACTTTCACAAGCAAGATTGACCGCTGCACCCACCCTCAGTGTGCGCTTGGAAGCCGTGGTGCAAGCCCTCGGGATGCCCAATGCCCGCCTGATGTTCGAGATCAGTCCTTGTGATCTTGGCCCAAACGGCCTGGAAGACGTGGTGCTGCTGTTCAGTGCCAACCTTGGGGAACAACTCAAGGAAATTGGAGCGATTGCCTCTGGTGGTGAGCTTTCCCGCGTGATGCTGGCCATCAGCACAGTGCTGGGCTCTGACACCCCCACCGTGGTTTTTGACGAAGTGGATGCAGGCATCGGGGGCGAAACTGCCATGAAGGTGGGCGAACAACTGTCCAGACTGGCCCGCCACAAACAGGTGCTGGTCGTGACCCACCTTCCGCAAATTGCTGCTTTCGCAACCCAGCATTTCAAAGTGGAAAAAGCCACCAATTCCGAAGGCCGAACCGTTTCCAGGGTCACCCGCCTGAACGATCAGGCCCGCCTGTTCGAACTGGCCCGCATGCTCAGTGGCAGCACCTCCAGTGTGGCCGTGCAGCACGCCATGGAACTGCTGGACAGTGCCAGAGCTTTGCCTCTGGACGTGTAA
- a CDS encoding GNAT family N-acetyltransferase — MDLEWLEHTEARAYEAQFRRAPPNLGLQFEQHGELFQLYSPKMDVFMFNRLLGTDWSLGWENLLESHREAGLKRYGVQIPPPLLSREVQHRLEAAGLVHSSNWVKMYRAAGDAPEVHTPFRIERIDSCMAQHFAEVVTLGFQMPAFLRPWLQQVVEIPGWVSYLAFDGNNPVAAGVMHVQNEVGWLGMGCTLPEHRNKGAQGAIMRCRIRDALDLGCKWVIAETGEENAKNPNPSYHNMVRMGFKLAYARPNFMPAT; from the coding sequence ATGGATCTGGAATGGCTGGAACACACCGAAGCCAGAGCATACGAAGCCCAGTTTCGAAGGGCACCTCCCAACCTCGGGTTGCAGTTCGAACAACATGGAGAGCTTTTTCAGCTCTATTCGCCCAAAATGGATGTGTTCATGTTCAACCGTTTGCTGGGCACCGATTGGTCTCTGGGATGGGAAAATCTGCTGGAATCCCACAGGGAAGCTGGCCTGAAAAGGTATGGGGTGCAAATCCCCCCTCCCCTGCTTTCCAGAGAGGTGCAACATCGGCTTGAAGCTGCGGGCCTTGTGCATTCCAGCAACTGGGTGAAAATGTACCGTGCTGCCGGAGATGCCCCAGAGGTCCACACCCCTTTTCGCATTGAACGCATCGATTCCTGCATGGCCCAGCATTTTGCAGAGGTGGTCACTCTGGGGTTTCAAATGCCTGCTTTCCTGAGGCCATGGTTGCAGCAGGTGGTCGAAATTCCGGGCTGGGTGTCTTATCTGGCTTTTGATGGGAACAATCCAGTCGCTGCAGGTGTCATGCATGTTCAAAATGAGGTGGGCTGGCTCGGGATGGGTTGCACTTTGCCTGAGCACCGCAACAAAGGGGCTCAGGGAGCCATCATGCGCTGCCGGATCCGGGATGCTCTGGATCTGGGCTGCAAATGGGTGATTGCAGAAACCGGTGAAGAAAACGCCAAAAATCCCAACCCGTCTTACCACAACATGGTGCGGATGGGATTCAAGTTGGCCTATGCCCGACCCAATTTCATGCCTGCAACCTGA
- a CDS encoding acylphosphatase — MKRLTCLVGGDFSGYPQFLKRYALDLKLSGYIETLTDGRIEVVAEGHQVDLERFLHWIKRGNPASHPKILDQQWSESTGLAGYHLH, encoded by the coding sequence GTGAAACGTCTGACCTGTCTGGTGGGAGGGGACTTCAGCGGTTACCCTCAATTTTTGAAACGCTACGCTCTGGACCTGAAGCTTTCCGGGTACATCGAAACCTTGACAGATGGGCGCATTGAAGTGGTTGCAGAAGGACATCAAGTCGACCTTGAGCGCTTCTTGCACTGGATCAAACGCGGAAATCCTGCTTCCCATCCCAAAATTCTGGACCAGCAGTGGTCTGAAAGCACGGGTTTGGCTGGATACCACTTGCACTGA